One Urechidicola croceus genomic window, AATCCAAATCAATTATTGACTAATGGAAATAGTGGTAAAATTAAAATACCTATTCTATATGAAAATACGATCGTTATACCACAAACAGCAACCTATGAACAACAAGGTAAAGTCATGCTTTTTAAATTAGGAGAAGGTAACAAGGTAACCTCTTCAATTGTAGAAGTAAAAGCAATTGTAGACAACTTATATGTTCTAGATTCTGGCGTAAATACTGCTGATAAAATTGTAGTAGCTGGTGCTGGAAAATTAAGAAACGATATGGAAATAACACCGCAAATAGTTCCATTTGATGAGGCTACAAAGCCTGTCTCAAAATTATTTAAAAACTAGAAATTCATAAATTATGTTAAAAACATTTATTGAAAGACCAGTTCTTTCAACAGTTATTTCTATTATCATAGTGATGCTTGGAGTTATTAGTATTTCAAGTTTACCAATTGAAGAATACCCAGATATTGCACCACCTACAATTAAAGTATCAGCATCTTATCCTGGAGCCAATGCAGAAACTGTATTAGAAAGTGTAATCATTCCTATTGAAGAGCAAATTAATGGTGTAGAAGGAATGACATACATTACCTCTACAGCATCAAATAATGGTACTGCAGATATCACTGTTTACTTTGACCAAAGTATGGATGCCGATATTGCTGCAGTTAATGTACAAAACCGTGTAGCAAGAGCAAATCCATTATTACCTCAAGAGGTTAAACAAACTGGTGTTACAACATCAAAACAACAAACAAGTGCATTGATGTTTTTATCAATGTATACCGACAGTGAAGACTATGATGCAACATTTATTCAGAATTACTTAAAAATTAATGTAATTCCTACTCTACAAAGAATCAAAGGAGTTGGTGATGTAAGTGTATTCTCACAACAAGATTACGCTATGCGTATTTGGTTAAAACCAGAAAAATTGGCCGCTTATAATTTAATTCCATCTGATATTTTGGCGGTATTACAAGAACAAAACTTAGAAGCAGCAGCAGGTTCTTTAGGTGAAAATAATGGTGAAGTTTTCTCATATGTATTGACCTATAGCGGACGTTTTAAACAAGAAAAACAATACGGAGATATTGTTATAAAAGCGTTAGGTAATGGAGAATTTTTGCGTTTAAATGATGTTGCTGATATAGAATTAGATGCACAATCATACTCTTCTAATGCAATGAGTTTAGGGCATCCTGCAGTATTTATGGGTGTTTTTCAAACCAAAGGATCAAATGCACAAGAAATAATTGAAAACATAAAAATTTCTTTAGAAACTGTTAAAAAGGACTTGCCAGATGGATTAAACATCTTTATACCTTATGATACCAGTTTGTTCTTAAATGCTTCTATTGAAAAAGTAGTTCATACATTATTAGAGGCCTTTTTATTAGTGTTCCTAGTTGTGTTTATTTTCTTACAAGATTTACGTTCTACTTTAATTCCGGCTATCGCAGTTCCGGTATCTATTATTGGAACGTTTTTCTTTCTAAATTTATTTGGATACTCCATCAATTTACTAACCCTTTTTGCAATTGTTTTAGCAATTGGTATTGTGGTTGATGATGCAATTGTGGTAGTTGAAGCAGTACATGCAAAGATAGATGACGGTGAAAAAAATGCTAAGAAAGCAACTTTAGATGCAATGCATGAAATATCAGGAGCTATTGTTTCTATTACTTTGGTGATGGCTGCTGTATTTATTCCTGTTACGTTTGTACAAGGGCCAACAGGTGTTTTTTATAAACAATTTGGAATTACGTTAATTATTGCCATTTTAATTTCGGCTGTTAACGCATTAACTTTAAGTCCTGCTTTATGTGCATTATTCTTAAAATCACATGACGAAGATGAAGAATTAAAAAGCAAGAGTCCTTTAAAACGTTTTTATACACTTTTTAATCGTGGGTTTAATGCAACTGTTAATAAATATGGTAAATCACTTCAGTTCCTTTACAAGAAAAAATGGATTCCAACACTTTTATTAATTTTAGCAATCGTTGGTATATTTTGGGCTTCCAAAACTACTCCAACTGGGTTTGTACCTAGTGAAGATCGAGGAATTATTTTTGCCAATATAGAATTACCTGCAGGAGCCTCTTTAGATAGAACGAATGAGGTAATTAAAAGTTTATATGGAAAAATAAACAGTTTAGATGGTGTTGTAGGAGTTTCTTTTATTAAAGGACGAAGTTTAATAAGTGGTGCTGGTAGTAACTACGGTTTCGGAATTGTAAAACTTGCTGATTGGAGTGAACGTGAAAATCCAGCACTTTCAAACCAAGCAATTACTGGTAAGTTATTTGGAATTGTAAGTGCAATTCCAGAAGCAAATATTATTTTCTTTTCACCACCAAGTATTAGAGGTTTTGGTAACTCTGCTGGGTTTGAAGTTAATTTATTAGATAAGTTTGGAGGAGAATTTACAGATTTAGATAAAGTGAATCAAGAGTTTGCGATGGCATTAATGAAACATCCTGAAATTAAGTATGCGCAATCTTCATTTAATACGAAGTATCCTCAATACGAAATGGAAGTGAATGTTCCTTTGGCTAAAGAAAAAGGTGTGCCAATTAACAGTATTTTCTCCACATTACAAGGATATATCGGAGGTGTATACGCATCTGATTTTTCTCGTTTTGGAAAACAATTTAGAGTATATATTCAATCATTACCAGAAGACAGAGCAAATGTGAATGCTTTAAACAGTATGTATGTGAGGACAGATAACGGAGAGATGACACCTATTACACAGTTCGTTAATTTAAAACGTGTATATGGCCCACAATCTGTTACTCGTTTCAACTTATTTAATTCAACATCTATTACGGGAGCAACCAATGAAGGTTTTAGTACTGGAGATGCAATTAGAGTGATTGAAGAAGAAGTTGCAAACTTACCTAGTAATTACACTGTTGCATATTCTGGTTTAACTCGTGAAGAAGTAAGTTCTGGAAATCAAACAACGTTTATTTTTATTCTTAGTATTCTATTTGTTTACTTTTTATTGTGTGCACAATACGAAAGTTATATCATTCCATTTGCTGTAGTTTTATCAATTCCTCTTGGAGTTTTTGGTGCATACATCAGTACAAATTTGTTAGGGTTAGAAAACAATATTTACTTTCAAATTGCCTTAATAATGTTGATTGGTTTATTGGCCAAAAACGCAATACTAATTGTAGAGTTTGCATTGGCAAGACGTAGAAACGGTGAGTCAATTGTCAATGCTGCTATAAATGGAGCAAAAACACGTTTACGACCAATTTTAATGACCTCATTCGCCTTTATCTTAGGATTAATGCCTTTAGCCTTAGCAAAAGGTGTAGGTTCAGAAGGGAACAAATCTATTGGTACAGGAGCTGCTGGGGGAATGTTAATAGGAACTATTCTTGGAATATTTGTTATTCCAATATTGTTTATTCTATTCCAATGGATACAAGAAAGAATTACTGGGTCACCTACTCCAAAAATAATTAATGAAGATAACTCATTAGAAAACTAGAAAAATGAAAAAAAATAAAATATATAGTTTAATACTAATTGCAAGTATTCCGATATTAATGACTTCTTGTTTTTCGGCAAAAGAATATGTAAGGCCTGAAATTATTCAGGATTCTCAATTTTTAACAAGTTCAATATCAGAGGATAGTTTATCTATGGCACAAGTATCTTGGAAAGAATTATTTACTGATGAAATTTTACAAAACCATATACAAGAAGCTTTAGATAATAATATTGATATCCGAATTGCTTTAGAGCAAATAAGTACTGCTGAAGCCTACTTAAAACAAGGAAAAGCGGCATATCTGCCAACTGTAAATGCAAATGGTCAATACACACACCAAGAAAATTCTAGCAATAGTCAATTTGGAGCTGCCTTTCCTTCAATAGATTCGTATGAATTAAGTGCTAATTTATCTTGGGAAGCAGATATTTGGGGAAAAATAAGAAGTAATGAACGAGCGTATAACGCATCTTATTTACAATCGGTTGCAGCACATAAAGCGGTAAAAACAGCACTTATATCTCAAGTTTCAACTCTTTATTATCAGTTATTATCAGTTGATGATCAAATAAAAATTACTGAAGAAACTATACTAAATAGAACCAATAGTTTAGAAACTTCAAAATATTTGAAAGATGCAGGAAGCATAACAGAAGTAGCTGTTAAACAAACTGAAGCTCAATTATACACAGCTCAATCAATACTGATAGATTTAAAAATTCAAGAACGATTATTAGAAAATACCCTTTCAATTTTATTAGGTAAGACTCCTGAAAAAATTAATCGTAGCACTCTAAATGAGCAATTAATCACAACTCCTTTAAATACTGGTGTGCCTTCACAACTTTTGAGCAATAGACCAGATTTAATGGCTGCCGAATATAATTTAATACAGGCCTTTGAATTGACTAATGTAGCAAGAAGTAACTTTTATCCATCATTAACTTTATCTGCTTCTGGCGGATTACAAAGTTTAGATTTTGATAATTTTTTTGATGCAAATTCACTATTCTCAACGTTGGTAG contains:
- a CDS encoding efflux RND transporter permease subunit — protein: MLKTFIERPVLSTVISIIIVMLGVISISSLPIEEYPDIAPPTIKVSASYPGANAETVLESVIIPIEEQINGVEGMTYITSTASNNGTADITVYFDQSMDADIAAVNVQNRVARANPLLPQEVKQTGVTTSKQQTSALMFLSMYTDSEDYDATFIQNYLKINVIPTLQRIKGVGDVSVFSQQDYAMRIWLKPEKLAAYNLIPSDILAVLQEQNLEAAAGSLGENNGEVFSYVLTYSGRFKQEKQYGDIVIKALGNGEFLRLNDVADIELDAQSYSSNAMSLGHPAVFMGVFQTKGSNAQEIIENIKISLETVKKDLPDGLNIFIPYDTSLFLNASIEKVVHTLLEAFLLVFLVVFIFLQDLRSTLIPAIAVPVSIIGTFFFLNLFGYSINLLTLFAIVLAIGIVVDDAIVVVEAVHAKIDDGEKNAKKATLDAMHEISGAIVSITLVMAAVFIPVTFVQGPTGVFYKQFGITLIIAILISAVNALTLSPALCALFLKSHDEDEELKSKSPLKRFYTLFNRGFNATVNKYGKSLQFLYKKKWIPTLLLILAIVGIFWASKTTPTGFVPSEDRGIIFANIELPAGASLDRTNEVIKSLYGKINSLDGVVGVSFIKGRSLISGAGSNYGFGIVKLADWSERENPALSNQAITGKLFGIVSAIPEANIIFFSPPSIRGFGNSAGFEVNLLDKFGGEFTDLDKVNQEFAMALMKHPEIKYAQSSFNTKYPQYEMEVNVPLAKEKGVPINSIFSTLQGYIGGVYASDFSRFGKQFRVYIQSLPEDRANVNALNSMYVRTDNGEMTPITQFVNLKRVYGPQSVTRFNLFNSTSITGATNEGFSTGDAIRVIEEEVANLPSNYTVAYSGLTREEVSSGNQTTFIFILSILFVYFLLCAQYESYIIPFAVVLSIPLGVFGAYISTNLLGLENNIYFQIALIMLIGLLAKNAILIVEFALARRRNGESIVNAAINGAKTRLRPILMTSFAFILGLMPLALAKGVGSEGNKSIGTGAAGGMLIGTILGIFVIPILFILFQWIQERITGSPTPKIINEDNSLEN
- a CDS encoding TolC family protein produces the protein MKKNKIYSLILIASIPILMTSCFSAKEYVRPEIIQDSQFLTSSISEDSLSMAQVSWKELFTDEILQNHIQEALDNNIDIRIALEQISTAEAYLKQGKAAYLPTVNANGQYTHQENSSNSQFGAAFPSIDSYELSANLSWEADIWGKIRSNERAYNASYLQSVAAHKAVKTALISQVSTLYYQLLSVDDQIKITEETILNRTNSLETSKYLKDAGSITEVAVKQTEAQLYTAQSILIDLKIQERLLENTLSILLGKTPEKINRSTLNEQLITTPLNTGVPSQLLSNRPDLMAAEYNLIQAFELTNVARSNFYPSLTLSASGGLQSLDFDNFFDANSLFSTLVGGITQPIFNGRKIKTQYEISQALQEQARLEFKQTYLVASKEVSDALFSYQAITEKIAVKEKEFEAYKLASDYSAELLNNGYANYLEVLRAEENALNSKLSLISVKYNQLKSIVDLYEALGGGWQ